GTCCGGGGGAGGTTGGGGTGCAGGCGGTGTTCGGCGTAGGCCGCCATGCGCTGCTCGAAGGCGCGCACCTGCTCCTCCAGTTCCTCGCTGTCGGGCGCCAGGTCCTCCTCCGCAACCAGACGCTCGCGTTCCTGCTCCGGCGTGGTGGTGTACTCGCTCGTCTCGGTGAGGCTCAGGTAGCTGGCGGCGGGGACGAGCCCCTCGCCGAGCCCACCGTTCACCAACTCGACCGCGAAGCTGTCCAGGACGTCCAGATCCGGTCCGAGCACCATCAATCCCAGATCCGCCTTCTGCCCCAGGACGCTGAAGGTCAGGACCTGATAGTCCTCGCGGCCATCGAGGTCGGAGACACGTCGGATGAACTCCCCGGCAGCGTGGACGGGGTCGGACAGAGCGGCGCGGCGGAAGTGGAAGAAGAGGTGGAGGACGCCCCACCCGGTGCTGGGCACAGTCGGCATGGACGCGATGGTAGGGCAGACTGCACGGAGCATGACCGC
The sequence above is a segment of the Euzebya tangerina genome. Coding sequences within it:
- a CDS encoding chlorite dismutase family protein; this encodes MPTVPSTGWGVLHLFFHFRRAALSDPVHAAGEFIRRVSDLDGREDYQVLTFSVLGQKADLGLMVLGPDLDVLDSFAVELVNGGLGEGLVPAASYLSLTETSEYTTTPEQERERLVAEEDLAPDSEELEEQVRAFEQRMAAYAEHRLHPNLPRTKVIGFYPMSKRREVGANWYALDFAERKRIMAGHAAVGRTYRGRVTQLITGSTGLDDWEWGVTLLTDDPATLKEIVHEMRFDEASAAYADFGPFVTGLAMEPAALMRRLGLQA